A window from Variovorax sp. PBL-E5 encodes these proteins:
- a CDS encoding dipeptide ABC transporter ATP-binding protein: MTDIAVVATPAAAERPRAVVAEAHELQRVYSIRRGFLREPARLQAVGGVSFALEAGRTLAVVGESGCGKSTLARMVALIEAPTAGRFALDGIDVATMNTGQRQQLRRTVQLVFQNPYGSLNPRKKVGDILAAPLAIHMPFDKAERTRRVRDMLARVGLRPEYANRYPHMFSGGQRQRIAIARALMLSPKLVVADEPVSALDVSIQAQVLNLLADLQAELGLAYLFISHDLGVVRHIAHEVLVMYLGHAVEQGPKAQIFARPLHPYTQALLASTPGLTTGRIVLKGELPSPLAPPPGCVFNTRCAHATERCRIERPLARLLDARQVACHHAEQFLEAPPASARPQP, encoded by the coding sequence ATGACGGACATCGCCGTCGTGGCCACCCCCGCCGCCGCCGAGCGCCCGCGCGCGGTCGTGGCCGAGGCGCACGAACTCCAGCGCGTCTACAGCATCCGCCGCGGCTTCCTGCGCGAGCCCGCACGGCTGCAGGCGGTGGGCGGCGTGTCCTTCGCGCTGGAAGCCGGCCGGACGCTGGCGGTGGTCGGCGAATCCGGCTGCGGCAAATCGACGCTGGCGCGCATGGTCGCGCTGATCGAGGCGCCCACGGCCGGCCGCTTCGCGCTCGACGGCATCGACGTCGCCACCATGAACACCGGCCAGCGCCAGCAGTTGCGCCGCACCGTGCAGCTGGTGTTCCAGAACCCGTACGGCTCGCTCAATCCGCGCAAGAAGGTCGGCGACATCCTGGCCGCGCCGCTGGCCATCCACATGCCCTTCGACAAGGCCGAGCGCACGCGCCGCGTGCGCGACATGCTGGCGCGCGTCGGCCTGCGGCCCGAGTACGCCAACCGCTATCCGCACATGTTCTCGGGCGGCCAGCGACAGCGCATCGCGATCGCGCGCGCGCTGATGCTCAGCCCCAAGCTGGTGGTGGCCGACGAGCCGGTGTCGGCGCTCGACGTGTCGATCCAGGCGCAGGTGCTGAACCTGCTGGCCGATCTGCAGGCCGAGCTCGGCCTGGCCTATCTCTTCATCTCGCACGACCTCGGCGTGGTGCGCCACATCGCGCACGAGGTGCTGGTGATGTACCTCGGCCATGCGGTCGAGCAGGGGCCCAAGGCGCAGATCTTCGCGCGGCCGCTGCATCCCTACACGCAGGCGCTGCTGGCCTCGACGCCGGGTCTGACGACCGGGCGCATCGTGCTGAAGGGCGAGCTGCCCTCGCCGCTGGCGCCGCCGCCCGGCTGCGTGTTCAACACGCGCTGCGCGCATGCCACCGAGCGCTGCCGCATCGAACGGCCGCTCGCGCGCCTGCTCGATGCGCGGCAGGTCGCCTGCCACCATGCCGAACAGTTTCTCGAAGCCCCGCCCGCGTCCGCGCGGCCACAACCCTGA